Proteins from a genomic interval of Alteromonas macleodii ATCC 27126:
- the sufC gene encoding Fe-S cluster assembly ATPase SufC codes for MLSIKNLHASVEEKNIIKGLNLEVKPGEVHAIMGPNGAGKSTLGYVLSGREGYEVSEGEATLNGKDLLELEVEERAREGLFLAFQYPVEIPGVSNMEFMKESVNAMREQRGEAPLTAAEFLKKAKEACKQVQLPLDFLKRGVNEGFSGGEKKRNEIMQMILLEPKLCILDESDSGLDVDALQVVADGVNSQRDGERSFIVVTHYQRLLDYIKPDFVHILADGKIVKSGDASLALEVEKSGYAFLGKAYEEAEA; via the coding sequence ATGCTTAGTATCAAGAATTTACATGCCAGCGTGGAAGAGAAAAACATCATTAAAGGTCTTAACCTTGAAGTTAAACCTGGTGAAGTACACGCTATCATGGGCCCCAACGGAGCCGGTAAAAGTACACTAGGCTACGTCCTATCTGGTCGTGAAGGTTACGAAGTAAGCGAAGGCGAAGCCACGCTTAACGGTAAAGACCTATTAGAGCTTGAAGTAGAAGAGCGTGCCCGTGAAGGCCTTTTCCTTGCGTTCCAATACCCAGTTGAAATTCCTGGCGTAAGCAATATGGAATTCATGAAAGAGTCAGTTAACGCTATGCGCGAACAGCGCGGCGAAGCGCCATTAACAGCTGCTGAGTTTTTAAAGAAAGCAAAAGAAGCGTGCAAGCAGGTACAGCTTCCATTGGATTTCTTGAAGCGCGGTGTAAACGAAGGCTTCTCTGGTGGTGAGAAGAAGCGTAACGAAATCATGCAAATGATTTTGCTAGAGCCAAAGCTTTGTATTCTTGATGAATCAGACTCTGGCCTTGACGTTGATGCACTTCAGGTTGTTGCCGATGGTGTTAACAGCCAGCGCGATGGCGAGCGAAGCTTCATCGTTGTTACCCACTATCAGCGTCTCCTAGACTACATCAAACCTGACTTTGTACACATTCTTGCCGACGGCAAAATTGTGAAAAGCGGTGACGCGTCACTAGCGCTGGAAGTAGAGAAGAGCGGATACGCATTCCTAGGTAAAGCGTACGAGGAGGCTGAAGCATGA
- the sufB gene encoding Fe-S cluster assembly protein SufB, which translates to MSEQIEQALERKYDAGFYSEIESETFESGLDESVIRRISAMKNEPEWMLEWRLKSYHAWLEMEEPDWAHVDYPKIDYQAISYYSAPKSMKDKPKSLDEVDPELLRTYEKLGIPLHEQEMLAGVAVDAVFDSVSVVTTFRDKLEEAGVIFCPISEAVQKYPDLVKKYIGSVVPRTDNYFAALNSAVFTDGSFVYIPKGTRCPMELSTYFRINEMNTGQFERTLIVADEGSYVSYLEGCTAPQRDENQLHAAVVELVAMDDAQIKYSTVQNWYPGDENGKGGIYNFVTKRGVAHTNAKISWTQVETGSAVTWKYPSCVLKGDNSVGEFYSVALTRGRQQADTGTKMIHVGKNTKSTIISKGISAGNSNNAYRGLVQMGPRADGARNFTECDSLLIGDKCGAHTFPYIESRNPSAIVEHEATTSKVSDEQLFLCQQRGLDTEKAVSMIVNGFCKEVFKELPMEFAVEAGKLLEISLEGSVG; encoded by the coding sequence ATGAGTGAACAGATCGAACAGGCGTTAGAAAGAAAGTACGATGCGGGTTTCTATTCAGAAATCGAATCGGAAACGTTTGAAAGCGGCCTGGACGAGTCGGTTATCCGCCGCATATCAGCAATGAAAAACGAGCCTGAATGGATGCTTGAATGGCGTTTGAAGTCTTATCATGCATGGCTAGAAATGGAAGAGCCTGATTGGGCGCATGTCGACTATCCGAAAATCGATTATCAGGCCATTTCTTATTACTCGGCACCAAAGAGTATGAAAGATAAGCCTAAGTCGCTAGATGAAGTTGACCCTGAGCTACTTCGCACCTATGAAAAGCTGGGCATTCCTCTACACGAGCAGGAAATGCTGGCAGGCGTAGCAGTAGATGCGGTATTCGACTCGGTATCGGTTGTTACTACGTTCCGTGATAAGCTTGAAGAAGCGGGTGTGATCTTTTGCCCAATTTCTGAGGCAGTACAGAAGTACCCGGACCTTGTAAAGAAATACATCGGTTCGGTAGTGCCGCGCACAGATAACTATTTTGCTGCGCTTAATAGCGCTGTATTTACTGACGGTTCATTTGTCTATATTCCAAAAGGCACACGTTGCCCAATGGAGCTTTCTACTTATTTCCGTATTAACGAAATGAACACCGGTCAGTTCGAGCGTACCTTGATTGTTGCTGATGAAGGCAGCTATGTAAGCTACCTTGAAGGTTGTACTGCACCACAGCGAGATGAAAACCAGCTGCACGCGGCAGTGGTTGAGCTAGTGGCAATGGACGATGCGCAAATTAAATACTCAACGGTACAGAACTGGTACCCGGGTGACGAGAACGGTAAAGGCGGTATCTACAACTTCGTGACAAAACGTGGTGTAGCGCATACCAATGCCAAAATCTCGTGGACGCAGGTAGAGACAGGTTCTGCGGTAACGTGGAAGTACCCAAGCTGTGTACTTAAAGGCGACAACAGTGTAGGTGAGTTCTACTCAGTAGCGCTTACTCGTGGTCGCCAGCAGGCTGATACCGGTACTAAGATGATCCACGTGGGTAAAAACACCAAGTCGACCATCATCTCTAAAGGTATTTCAGCGGGTAACAGTAACAATGCCTATCGCGGGCTGGTTCAAATGGGCCCTCGCGCAGACGGTGCACGTAATTTCACCGAGTGTGACTCGCTACTTATCGGTGACAAATGTGGCGCGCACACATTCCCGTATATCGAAAGCCGCAACCCTTCAGCCATTGTTGAGCACGAAGCAACAACATCGAAGGTGAGCGACGAACAATTATTCCTGTGTCAGCAACGTGGCTTAGACACAGAAAAGGCCGTTTCTATGATTGTTAACGGTTTCTGTAAAGAAGTATTCAAAGAGCTGCCAATGGAATTTGCCGTAGAAGCCGGCAAGCTGCTCGAAATTAGTCTTGAAGGTTCAGTGGGGTAA
- a CDS encoding IscS subfamily cysteine desulfurase: MALSTPIYLDYAATTPVDPSVAEAMAKCLTLDGNFGNPASRSYRFGWMAEEAVDVARNQISDAINCDPREIVFTSGATESNNLAIKGVAQGYANKGKHIITVNTEHKAVLDTCEYLQSQGFEVTYLEVQSNGLIDLYALENALRDDTILVSVMHVNNELGVIQDIQAIGQLCRDKGILFHVDGAQSVGKIAIDLAELPIDLLSISAHKIYGPKGMGALYVRRRPKINLVAQIHGGGHERGMRSGTLATHQIVGMGEAIALASSKMEEDSARILALRESLWQGLQQLDDVYLNGHATQRIPGILNVSFAGVDGESLMMGLNDIAVSSGSACTSASLEPSYVLKAIGRSNELAHAGIRFSVGRFTTQEDIDYVIQKVVDVTTRLRQAVSA; encoded by the coding sequence ATGGCTTTATCAACACCCATTTATTTAGATTACGCAGCAACAACACCGGTAGACCCAAGTGTGGCCGAGGCAATGGCAAAATGCCTAACGCTGGATGGCAACTTTGGTAACCCAGCTTCTCGTAGTTATCGCTTCGGCTGGATGGCAGAAGAAGCGGTTGATGTTGCTAGAAATCAAATCAGCGACGCGATTAATTGCGACCCTAGAGAAATTGTTTTTACTTCGGGGGCCACTGAATCGAACAATCTTGCTATAAAAGGCGTCGCCCAAGGTTATGCCAATAAAGGCAAACATATCATTACCGTTAATACCGAACACAAAGCGGTTTTAGATACCTGTGAGTACTTACAAAGCCAAGGCTTTGAGGTTACGTATCTTGAAGTACAGTCGAACGGGTTAATTGATTTATATGCGCTTGAAAATGCGTTGCGCGACGACACTATTTTGGTGTCGGTGATGCACGTTAACAATGAACTTGGGGTTATCCAAGACATTCAAGCTATTGGCCAGCTTTGTCGTGACAAAGGCATTCTTTTTCATGTGGATGGTGCGCAAAGTGTGGGCAAAATTGCCATTGATTTAGCTGAGCTTCCTATAGATTTGCTGTCTATATCGGCGCACAAGATATACGGCCCGAAAGGTATGGGGGCACTATATGTGCGTCGCCGTCCCAAAATTAATCTGGTGGCACAAATTCATGGCGGTGGCCACGAGCGCGGCATGCGGTCGGGTACATTAGCCACCCATCAAATTGTTGGAATGGGTGAAGCCATCGCGCTAGCCTCCTCAAAAATGGAAGAGGACAGTGCGCGCATATTAGCGCTGCGTGAATCGCTGTGGCAGGGCCTTCAGCAGCTCGACGATGTCTATTTAAACGGACACGCCACACAGCGAATCCCAGGCATTCTAAATGTGAGTTTTGCGGGTGTAGACGGCGAAAGCTTGATGATGGGCTTAAATGATATTGCCGTATCTTCAGGGTCGGCATGTACGTCAGCGAGTTTAGAGCCTTCGTATGTGTTAAAAGCGATTGGCCGCAGCAATGAATTGGCGCATGCAGGAATTAGATTCAGCGTGGGGCGTTTTACGACCCAAGAAGACATCGATTACGTAATACAAAAAGTAGTGGATGTAACCACAAGACTACGCCAAGCGGTTTCAGCATAA
- the iscR gene encoding Fe-S cluster assembly transcriptional regulator IscR → MKLTSKGRYAVTAMLDVALHSKRGPVPLADISERQEISLSYLEQLFSRLRKEQLVDSVRGPGGGYLLGREASKIAIGEVIRAVDESIDATRCQGQADCQGGDRCLTHSLWQDLSDRIAAFLNSITLGELMAKRDVQEVADRQDGNASLRHITKDIEVSIQL, encoded by the coding sequence ATGAAACTCACTTCGAAAGGGCGCTATGCGGTTACCGCAATGCTTGATGTCGCTTTGCATTCAAAGCGTGGTCCAGTGCCTCTTGCCGACATTTCAGAACGACAAGAAATTTCTTTATCTTACCTTGAACAGCTTTTTTCTCGATTGCGTAAAGAGCAATTAGTAGACAGCGTTCGCGGGCCTGGCGGCGGCTATTTGTTAGGCCGTGAAGCAAGCAAAATTGCGATAGGCGAAGTCATTCGCGCCGTCGACGAGTCCATTGATGCGACACGTTGCCAAGGACAAGCAGACTGTCAAGGCGGCGATCGCTGCCTAACGCACAGCTTGTGGCAAGACCTAAGTGATCGCATTGCGGCGTTTTTGAATTCAATTACGTTGGGCGAGTTAATGGCAAAGCGTGATGTGCAAGAAGTAGCCGACCGCCAAGACGGTAATGCATCACTTCGTCATATCACCAAAGATATCGAAGTTAGTATTCAACTTTAA
- a CDS encoding alpha/beta fold hydrolase, translated as MSLAQHHEQYVTLKSGDRFCYAEHGVGNTDTIVLIVGLGLQLVYWPNALIERLVASGFRVICFDNRDAGRSVRSDTPHPSLLQQLRGRSPKGAYGLERMAEDTAQLLEALNITSAHIAGMSMGGMIAQTLASLHPEKVISMTSIFSTTGNRRVGQPSYSTLWRMARAKAPMNENDAVKNYQAMMTHIGDVAANGAVNQWHQYARLAWQRNGGKSDAKAMFRQIGAIMKSGDRTPMLQNVKAPTLVIHGDVDHMVHPSGGVATARAISGAKHQVLRGLRHQIDTVQSHRIADSILAHIHLNANK; from the coding sequence ATGAGTTTAGCCCAGCATCATGAGCAATACGTAACGCTTAAAAGCGGTGATAGGTTTTGCTATGCCGAACATGGTGTCGGAAATACCGATACCATTGTACTTATTGTGGGTTTAGGCCTTCAGTTGGTTTATTGGCCAAACGCGCTTATTGAGCGTTTAGTTGCTAGTGGATTTCGCGTTATTTGCTTTGACAATCGTGATGCAGGAAGGTCAGTACGCAGCGACACGCCGCATCCCAGCCTATTACAGCAGTTAAGAGGAAGGTCGCCGAAAGGTGCATATGGACTTGAGCGGATGGCTGAAGATACTGCACAGTTGTTAGAGGCGTTAAATATAACAAGCGCACATATCGCAGGAATGTCTATGGGAGGGATGATTGCACAGACCCTCGCAAGTCTGCATCCTGAAAAAGTGATATCTATGACGTCTATTTTCTCGACGACAGGAAATCGCCGCGTAGGGCAACCCTCTTATTCAACGCTATGGCGAATGGCAAGAGCTAAAGCGCCAATGAACGAAAATGACGCAGTAAAAAACTATCAGGCAATGATGACGCATATTGGCGATGTAGCTGCAAACGGAGCCGTAAACCAATGGCATCAGTACGCGCGTTTGGCATGGCAGCGCAATGGTGGCAAAAGTGATGCAAAAGCGATGTTCCGGCAAATCGGTGCTATTATGAAATCCGGGGACCGAACGCCAATGCTTCAAAATGTCAAAGCTCCAACATTAGTGATTCACGGAGATGTTGATCACATGGTGCATCCCAGTGGCGGTGTTGCAACAGCTAGAGCTATATCAGGTGCTAAACATCAAGTGTTGCGTGGGTTGCGCCATCAAATTGATACCGTTCAATCACATCGGATAGCAGACAGTATTCTTGCTCATATTCACTTAAATGCAAACAAATAG
- a CDS encoding flavin-containing monooxygenase: MQETAPLLDVLIVGAGISGIGCAYHIQKKCPDLSYSIIEARGDLGGTWDLFKYPGIRSDSDLFTFGYEFKPWKEKKAIADGRSIKAYVEETAAENGIKEHIRFLTRVVDIDWQSDKHYWRVTLKSEESGQHEHIAARWIFNASGYYRYDKGYAPHFKGQSQFNGQIVHPQHWPEDLEYENKRVVVIGSGATAVTLVPALAKSASHVTMLQRTPSYVLPVPVDDPIAKHLRAWFSEDTAFKAARWFNIAKQRWVYAFCQRFPHRARKIIRSLNAKMLPEGYPVDIHFNPPYNPWEQRLCAVPGGDLFESISKGKASVATDTIDTFTETGIKLDSGQHIEADIIVTATGLNLLPLGGIVPKIDGEAISLPECVTYKGMLLSGVPNFAIAVGYTASSWTLKIGLLCEHFTRLLNHMEEHGFTQCTPVADPNMETQPLLNFGAGYIQRSLEQLPRQGMQFPWSMSFNYAQDVKIFRKGRVDDPALKFE, encoded by the coding sequence ATGCAAGAAACAGCGCCATTACTCGACGTACTAATTGTTGGAGCCGGAATTTCGGGTATCGGCTGCGCCTACCACATTCAAAAAAAATGTCCTGACCTTTCATATTCTATTATAGAAGCCCGCGGTGATTTGGGCGGCACATGGGACTTATTCAAATACCCGGGAATACGCTCAGATTCTGATTTATTCACCTTTGGCTACGAATTCAAACCTTGGAAAGAGAAAAAGGCCATTGCTGATGGTCGTTCAATAAAGGCTTACGTAGAAGAAACCGCGGCTGAAAACGGTATTAAAGAGCACATACGTTTTTTAACTCGTGTGGTAGATATAGATTGGCAAAGCGATAAACACTATTGGCGGGTTACGTTAAAGTCAGAAGAGAGTGGGCAGCACGAGCACATTGCCGCCAGATGGATATTTAACGCTTCGGGTTATTATCGATACGATAAAGGTTATGCACCACATTTCAAAGGGCAATCACAATTTAACGGTCAGATTGTACATCCACAGCATTGGCCTGAAGATCTGGAATACGAAAACAAACGCGTCGTGGTAATCGGAAGCGGTGCAACGGCGGTAACGCTGGTTCCCGCACTAGCGAAAAGCGCATCGCACGTGACTATGCTGCAAAGAACGCCATCCTACGTATTGCCTGTTCCCGTAGATGACCCAATCGCAAAACATTTACGCGCGTGGTTTAGCGAGGATACAGCGTTTAAAGCTGCGCGTTGGTTTAACATAGCGAAACAGCGTTGGGTGTACGCATTTTGTCAGCGCTTTCCGCATCGTGCGCGCAAAATAATACGCAGTCTTAATGCAAAAATGTTACCCGAAGGATATCCAGTAGATATACACTTTAACCCACCTTACAATCCTTGGGAGCAACGACTGTGTGCAGTTCCGGGTGGAGATTTATTCGAGTCGATTTCGAAAGGTAAGGCGTCGGTTGCAACAGATACTATAGATACGTTTACTGAAACGGGCATTAAACTTGATTCGGGCCAGCATATTGAAGCAGATATTATAGTAACAGCCACTGGATTAAACCTTCTGCCTTTAGGAGGAATAGTGCCAAAAATTGATGGTGAAGCTATTTCGCTTCCAGAATGTGTTACGTATAAAGGTATGTTACTCAGTGGCGTGCCTAATTTTGCTATTGCGGTGGGCTATACAGCTTCATCGTGGACACTAAAAATTGGCCTTCTATGTGAACATTTCACGCGATTGCTCAATCATATGGAAGAGCACGGCTTTACACAGTGTACACCTGTAGCAGACCCAAATATGGAAACACAACCGTTGCTAAACTTTGGCGCTGGCTACATCCAACGCTCTTTAGAACAGTTGCCACGTCAAGGCATGCAGTTTCCTTGGTCTATGTCGTTCAATTATGCACAAGACGTGAAAATTTTTCGGAAAGGCCGTGTAGACGATCCAGCGCTTAAGTTTGAATAG
- the cysE gene encoding serine O-acetyltransferase, which produces MFARIKDDIQGVFHRDPAARNTFEVLTNYPGLHAVWLHRISHKLWKAEWKWLARSLSTFSRWLTGIEIHPGATLGRRVFIDHGMGVVIGETAEIGDDVTLYHGVTLGGTSWRAGKRHPTLKKGAVVGAGAKVLGPIIIGENAKVGSNSVVVKDIPDGATAVGIPGRIIISKQKEMNASVNPERDKIAQKYGFDAYAVAPDNPDPVANAMGIMLEHMHQMDTKVEEMCKVIQSLGGDVCTDNLHNISAEDFAETGFDLTETQEREKAHSSFDPAI; this is translated from the coding sequence ATGTTCGCCCGTATAAAAGATGATATTCAAGGTGTTTTTCATCGCGACCCAGCGGCCAGAAACACCTTTGAAGTGCTAACTAACTATCCTGGCCTTCATGCAGTGTGGCTACATCGCATCAGTCACAAACTATGGAAGGCTGAATGGAAATGGTTGGCACGCAGTTTATCAACCTTTAGCCGTTGGCTTACGGGGATTGAAATTCATCCTGGTGCCACGTTAGGACGACGGGTATTTATCGATCACGGTATGGGTGTGGTTATTGGTGAAACTGCAGAAATTGGCGATGATGTCACCCTTTACCACGGCGTTACTCTTGGAGGCACTAGCTGGAGAGCAGGTAAGCGCCACCCAACCCTTAAAAAAGGCGCTGTAGTTGGGGCTGGTGCTAAAGTGTTAGGGCCTATTATTATAGGTGAAAACGCTAAAGTAGGGTCTAACTCTGTGGTCGTAAAAGATATTCCTGATGGCGCTACGGCGGTGGGGATCCCGGGTCGTATCATTATCTCGAAGCAAAAAGAGATGAATGCGTCGGTAAACCCTGAGCGAGATAAAATTGCCCAGAAATATGGTTTTGATGCCTATGCTGTCGCGCCAGATAACCCTGATCCTGTGGCCAATGCGATGGGCATAATGCTAGAGCATATGCACCAAATGGACACCAAAGTGGAAGAGATGTGCAAGGTCATTCAGTCACTAGGTGGCGATGTGTGTACCGATAATTTACACAATATTAGCGCTGAAGATTTCGCAGAAACGGGTTTCGACCTAACGGAAACCCAAGAGCGAGAGAAGGCGCATTCTTCTTTCGACCCCGCTATTTAA
- the trmJ gene encoding tRNA (cytosine(32)/uridine(32)-2'-O)-methyltransferase TrmJ gives MLENIRIILVNTSHTGNIGSTARAMKTMGLSSLYLVDPVNEPDGQASALAAGAGDVLANAKIVSTLEEAVKDCGLVVGTSARSRTHSWPMLGPRDCGEKLVQEVEKYPVALVFGRENSGLTNEELQQCHFHMCIPANPEYSSLNLAAAVQTLCYEIRMAYLNRETYPSVEEEYPLNDDLERFYTHLETTLEGTSFIRKSHPGVVMTKLRRLFNRARPESQELNILRGILASIDKSVKNANSGDADPAPAIEEKE, from the coding sequence ATGCTCGAGAATATTCGCATTATTTTAGTTAACACGTCTCACACGGGAAACATCGGCTCGACAGCAAGAGCTATGAAAACCATGGGGCTGAGCAGCTTATATCTTGTCGACCCAGTAAATGAGCCAGACGGCCAAGCCAGTGCATTGGCGGCAGGGGCTGGTGATGTGCTTGCTAACGCGAAAATTGTAAGCACGCTGGAAGAGGCAGTTAAAGACTGTGGCTTGGTAGTAGGGACGTCTGCACGCTCTCGCACTCATTCATGGCCTATGTTAGGCCCGCGCGACTGTGGCGAAAAGCTGGTCCAAGAAGTAGAAAAGTACCCGGTAGCCTTGGTGTTTGGGCGTGAGAACAGTGGTTTAACTAATGAAGAGCTGCAGCAGTGTCACTTCCATATGTGTATTCCAGCCAACCCTGAATACAGCTCACTTAATTTAGCAGCAGCAGTGCAAACCCTTTGTTATGAAATTCGCATGGCCTATCTAAATCGCGAAACCTATCCAAGTGTTGAGGAAGAATATCCACTGAATGACGATTTAGAGCGTTTTTATACGCATTTGGAAACCACGCTAGAAGGCACGTCATTCATTCGCAAAAGTCACCCGGGTGTGGTTATGACTAAGCTGCGCCGCTTGTTTAACCGAGCACGCCCTGAGTCTCAAGAGCTTAATATATTGCGCGGTATATTGGCGTCTATCGATAAATCGGTGAAGAATGCTAACTCTGGCGATGCAGACCCTGCACCAGCGATAGAAGAAAAAGAGTAA